One window of Catonella massiliensis genomic DNA carries:
- the nth gene encoding endonuclease III: MKKLSKKEKARIDEIIRRLIEHYGGESRTYLLHENAWQLLFATILSAQCTDDRVNMVTRDLFKKYKTLEDFAGADLKEMEDDIHSTGFYHNKAKNIIACARMLLSEYEGVVPKELEKLIALPGVGRKTANVVRGNIFNIPSIVVDTHVKRISKKLGITTTEDPVKAEFELMEVLPESAWIIWNLDVIALGREICTARAPKCDRCFLSDVCPSCK, from the coding sequence ATGAAGAAACTATCAAAAAAGGAAAAAGCAAGGATAGATGAGATAATACGAAGGCTTATAGAGCACTACGGGGGCGAGAGCCGTACCTATCTTCTGCACGAGAATGCCTGGCAGTTACTCTTTGCAACCATATTGAGTGCCCAGTGTACAGATGACAGAGTAAATATGGTTACAAGGGATTTGTTTAAGAAATACAAGACATTGGAAGATTTTGCGGGAGCAGACCTTAAGGAGATGGAAGATGACATTCATTCTACGGGATTTTATCATAATAAGGCAAAGAACATCATAGCCTGTGCAAGGATGCTTCTTAGTGAATACGAAGGAGTAGTGCCAAAGGAGCTTGAGAAGCTTATAGCGCTTCCCGGAGTAGGGCGAAAGACTGCCAATGTAGTCAGAGGGAATATATTTAATATTCCAAGCATAGTTGTCGATACACATGTGAAGAGAATATCAAAGAAACTTGGGATAACAACTACTGAAGATCCGGTTAAGGCAGAATTTGAGCTGATGGAGGTACTGCCTGAAAGCGCATGGATAATATGGAATCTCGATGTCATAGCCCTTGGCAGGGAAATCTGTACAGCCAGAGCCCCAAAATGTGACCGCTGCTTCCTCTCAGATGTCTGTCCATCCTGCAAGTGA